The window TCAAAAAGGATAAGCTCAACCGCAATGCCTCCTGGAGATGGCTGATCAGCTATTTTGCCCACCCTGTTCATGTGCAGGAAAAGCAGTTTTATCGTTATGACTCTCCCGAACGTACCCAGCTCCTGGACGCCTTTTATGAGGCCGGAGAAGAGCTAATTTGGAGGATTAATAGCCTGCATGCGGTGTCAGATGAATACGGCATGGAAATATCCAATGCCGACCTCCATGCCATGCCGAGGAACGACCTAAAGGAGCTTTTTGATAAGCTTTCAGAAAAAACAAAAATAAATTACGGGAGTCATTTCATTGCTGCCTACAAGAAAAACCAAAAGAGCAGCATGATCAGAATCCTGCGTAAAGCGACGACAGCAGATCGAACCCAGGTTTCTGAGGACCTGACCTCCGCAAATATCTATTCTTTGCTGGCTCAGGGAAGTGAACTCTATGATTCCTCGTTTCGCGATATTCTGGTACCTATTTTAAAAAAGCGAATTAAAGCAAAATACCAGAACAATCTGCTTATTTTCCTTAAGGCGACCGACCCCTCCAATCTGCTGGTCTCCAGCTTTATCGTCAGTCTCGCCCAAAAAGGCAAACTGACCACCTTCTTCCCCAAAGAAGCAAGTGAACAGGAAAAAATTCTTGATCTCGTCGCAGCCTCCGCATTTAAGGATGAGGACACCATCCTCCTTTTTTCCGCCACCTTCCGCCACCTGCTCAAGGTCCTTGACCAGGATGTACGCTATTACCTGATAAAAAAAATGGTGCTGGCAGATAATGGGCGAGGAAGTTTCAGCAAACTCATCACGGTCATCCTTCAATATTACTTGCAAGAATATCCTGAGCTGCTCAATGCCCCTGCACGAAAACTTATTCAGCAGACTGTTGATCGCAATGGCGCTGTTGACCTGAAGAAGTACCTGAGAACGCCTTTTGCGTCCTGGAAAGAAGACAAACGACTCGGTTCTATTTCTGTTTTTCACCCTGATGATGACGGACGCAAATCCTTTGTTTCTAATGGAAAGAATTTACTCAGTCACGGCTACAGACTGGCTTTTTCAACCCATTACACACCTTACCAAGACGCAGCAACGCGTGAGCAGAGTAAAAAGGCCATTCAAAGGGCGCATTCAGGGAAAGGATTAGTCCTGCTTTTTGAGGCTATGCGTCGCTCTCCCTTTGCTGCCGCCTTTGTCAAAAAAGTCAATGGAATCAATATAAGCCATACTGTATATGTCTATGCAAATGAAGCAGACCAGCAGCTTCTCATGAAACGTTTTCTTGAGGGGGATGATGAAATGTTTGCACAACGAGGTCACTCCTATTGGCGCTCGGAGCAGATTACAGATCCCCTCGAAAAACTCAAAGAAAACAAGCAAATTACCGCAAACGACCTGACGAATAAACAGCGTTTTCTCAGCTTGGGTTCCTGCGGCGGGGTAAAGGCCTACACCAAGCTGACTCGCATGTTTCTCGGTCATATTGATATCCTGGCCACCATTGGTACGGGTATGGCCATTATTAATGATCCCTATAATCGAAATTTTTTCGAAACCGTGGCTAAAAATTCCTCCAAGATGACCTGGGAAGATATGGCGGCAAAATCATCCTTTATTTTTGCTAACGGTCGGGGCCAGGATTATCTCCAGCCAGGTTGCCTGACAGCTATTCTCCATAAAATACTGGACGAAGACAGAACCAAGAAAAAGGACTTCTCTGATTTAGAGCTTCTCTCGCCGAGTGACGAATTGGAGCAGGAGATCAATGCGCCGCAATGAGGCAAGAATGCGTTCCTCACTGACCTTGCCCTGGTCCAGGAGTTCCTGAACAGCCTGTACACCCAGCTCAAGTGCATCAGGGTTACGCTCTAAATTATTCCCCACAATCAGGAGGTCTGTTCCGGCAAGCACTGCACGCTGAACAGCCTCCTGAAAACCGTAATGCGAAGCTATAGCCTTCATCTGCAAGTCATCTGTTATGACAACGCCATTATAGCCCAAGGTTTCGCGAAGCATACTGTCAATCATAAGAGGTGACAAGGTAGCTGGCAGCCCTGACGGGTCCAGCCCGTAATGCACCACATGTGCCGTCATAATGGCATCAACAATACCCTGCCCTATCATCTTTTTATAAGGCCTCAGTTCCTCTTCCTGCCAGTCCTTGCTGATATCAACAAAACCAAGGTGTGAATCTCCAGAAGCACTGCCATGTCCAGGAAAATGCTTCAAACAGCAGGCTACACCGTATTTATGATGCGCCTGAATAAAAGCCTGACAATGGGCAGCAACAGTATCTGGATCTGCGGCAAAACTGCGCTCATATTGAGCAATGATTGGATTGTCAGGATTCAGATTAACATCCGCAACCGGGGCCAAATTCAGGTTAATGCCGCATTCAGCCAGCTCGGCGGCTATGGCCTCAGCTGCCGGAAGAGTTGCTTCACCAGGATCCTGTAACCCAAGATCAGCCGCCGTTTTTGTCGGCAAAAAACCGTTCTGTTCCTTGAGTCTGCAAACCCTCCCTCCCTCCTGATCCACAGCAATCAGCAAAGGGCCATTTGATATTTTTTCCAGCGCCGTCGTTAATTCCTTGAGTTGTTGCGGTGAGCAGAAATTCTGCACACTGCCATCAATATTTCGATCAAAGAGAATAACACCAGCCGGTGGAGAACTCTTCAGGGCTTTTCTCAGCCAATGCCCTTGCTCAAGCGCATCGCCATCAAATCCAACAAGAAACATCCGGCTCAATGTTAAAGAACAGCTCATAGAGGCACCTCGCTCAACAGTACGAACAATATATTCCATATACCAGCAGGGAAGAAATCCCTCTTCTCACATGTACATATGGATTTCCACTTCTTAAAAAAACAGATAAGATATATACCACAAAAAAAAATAAAAAATAATAATTTCAAGGCACTAAAAAAGAAAACGGCTGACAAAATTAAAATAATTTTCTTTAATTACAATAAAATAATTAAAGACAAACACTCCTATTTTTCACCACAAGGTAACTCTAACAAATAACACTTCACAGGTAACTATTCAATTTTAATTGAAAAAATATTGACAGAGAAAAAAAAAGCTGTATATTCCCTTGTAAATTAAAGAAGTCTATACATAAACAGACTTCGCTTTCCGGTCAGAACCGGAAAGTTGATAAAGCCACAACCGTCGTGAGGCGGTGTCGGAAAGCCACGGGTCTCAACTGCGAGATAGCCGGGTTACCTCCTTTTACTTCTGATCAGAAAATATATTATGAACTTCGCAAAAAGTACATCCCAATACAGCTCTACCCTCTCTTCTGCGTTAAATTCTGCTCCCTTGTGGTTAGTGTGCATAAAAGCACTGATAGCTACTCCCCACTCGAATAACACGAACTTTCATTTAATCACCTTATTTTTCTCACCACTATACTTCTTCGCATATTCAGCATCAGCGATAACCTGAAGCTTGGCTCGTCCACAGAAATAATAATGGACAGCTAAAAATTACCTTCAGCAACGCGGGAAAAACATTATGTGAGAAATATGAGCGATTCCATCGTTCTCTGTTTTCACAAAACACCTGCCAAATATTTA is drawn from Candidatus Electrothrix aestuarii and contains these coding sequences:
- the nagZ gene encoding beta-N-acetylhexosaminidase → MEYIVRTVERGASMSCSLTLSRMFLVGFDGDALEQGHWLRKALKSSPPAGVILFDRNIDGSVQNFCSPQQLKELTTALEKISNGPLLIAVDQEGGRVCRLKEQNGFLPTKTAADLGLQDPGEATLPAAEAIAAELAECGINLNLAPVADVNLNPDNPIIAQYERSFAADPDTVAAHCQAFIQAHHKYGVACCLKHFPGHGSASGDSHLGFVDISKDWQEEELRPYKKMIGQGIVDAIMTAHVVHYGLDPSGLPATLSPLMIDSMLRETLGYNGVVITDDLQMKAIASHYGFQEAVQRAVLAGTDLLIVGNNLERNPDALELGVQAVQELLDQGKVSEERILASLRRIDLLLQFVTRREKL